CTTTTCTCTCCATGggatttcttttaatattatcaTACAGAATACCTAACAGCAGTATCTGAACATCTTATTTGCaaagagagaaatcagagagtAAATGATTCATGTTGCAAATGGATTTTCCACATTAAGAAAAAGTCACAAGGTCTCCTTAAGTAGCATCTTCTGAAGTGTTTGTGGACAGATTGTTAAGTAATTAGTATGTAATTAGTGGAGGGAAAAACTCGAAACTAAAATGTTCTAAGCTGTGACTGCTGGTTAAGTATCAACCAGAAATTAAGATAAAGCACACGTGTCATGATTATGATTTCTAAAATGAGATCTCTCTTGCTCAGTTTTAAATGTTCACATTGATGGACAGGCAGCTAATATGCAGGAACCCTGGCCACACCAACCCCACTGTCCTCTCTGCCAAGCACAGTCCTCTCTTAAAGCCTCTCATGATTAACCCAAgcactcatttttttctcttctcttgtttCATTCTCGGAAATAGCATAATAAATATGTTCTATTTGTCTCCATGTGAAATCATCAACCACACTTCTTTTCCCAAAAGCCCAGAGACAAAAGTGGAGGTGCATCTGGATGAAGAGTTAAATATTAGCATTGTCTCTGACACGGTCCCCTCCTAGTTCTCAGGTCTCTGCCTCCCAGTCACCCCATTGTCTGCCTGAAAGGTGGAGCTGGGGTTTCTCAAGCTTTGACTCATGTTCAGAAATGAGTCTTGCCTGTGCCCTCCCCTCTCTGATGGAGTCACAGGCACACACCTGCTCCCAGGTGCCTGCTCCCTAGAGCGGGAGGATGCAGAGCCTGACTCCCTGGTTTTAATACAGCATGGTCCTTTCAAGATGAGAGAGCAGATGCAGGACTCAGAATTGGCCAGGCAACAGTCCCCTGGCtaggctggggctgtgggggtgggagtgaggacTACAGAGTCGCCATTCCACCCTAGAGGGATAACTTACACGGAGGGACTACTTACATGGGATTTGAAGGGTGCCAGGAAGATTCCCCTCCTCCTTTGAAAGAATAATCCACTGTCCCAGACAGTCAGGGTATCTAGAAATCAGCCATTACAGATTTAAGAGGCGCGGATCGGCCCTTCTTTCTGGATTCTGGATCCAGCCACCATTGGAGccactgttttctcatctataaaatgaataatacaaTTAACTTTCTTCATAGAGTATTGTGAAAACTGTATATGGAGGTACTTTATGAGGTTTAAAGGCTAATAAAAATGTACTTATGCCTGGAAGTGCGGAGAGAGGAATCAGCTAGGGTCtctcagagaagagagggaggacgGGCGTGGTGGGAAGGAGACCACCAGAGCCAGCTTCCTAATTTGTCATCAAGGTAGCTTCTGCTAAGAAGCTTCCCAGTGGCTCAGCCAGCTGACTGAGAACAGCCGTAAAGTCAGAAGACCTGTCAGGAGAGATCCAACCCTGGCTTTGATGTCAGcatttgtgtgaccttgggcaaggcacaTCTTCTTTCCAACTCTCAGTTTCCCTCTCTAGAAACTGGGGTAACAGGACCAACAGATGAGCGCCAAGGTTTTGAATGGTTAGTGTGTGGAATGCTCTGAAGTTGATTGGGTCTTGGATATTTAAGATCTAGCAGACAAAGCCCCTTCAAGGCCAATCATGTTTAGGTCTCTGTTCCAGCCACTCTGGAGCATCCTGTGAGGTGATGGCTGTGATATAAGCCAGATTTTGTCACTAGACAGAATTCTTTAAAACTAAGCAGGAGTTGTATATTGGTAAAGAAGAGCCAGTGATCAGATTGGGAAAAATAAGGATGATTAAAATTCATTCCAGAAAAGCCACATGGGTGAGGGAGACGTGAGGGAATAGAGTTTTCTGTATATTCATAGGTAGCGTACACGTGCCGGTGCCTTCTAGATGCCAGGCACGTGAAAATGCCTGAATTTTTGTCCATGCCCAATCTGTCCTTCTGCATATTGACCTCATGGAAAGTCTTCAAAATGATGAGGCTAGAGGAGTGGGGGGCGGAAGGAAGGGTGCAGGTGGGGAGAGCAACCGTCTTGGAGATGAAATGCGGAACCCAGAATATTACAATCTTAATAGGCTTGGGAAGACGAGGCAACAGAGGTCTGGTCTGGAGGGGAAAATTAAAGGAAGGGTTAACTTTTAAGCGAGGCTGACCCAGAAAATTGAGCAGTGTTCATTCTACATATGATGAAAAGCTCAGGAAAGATTATTAGTCATGGTCCCCACCCAGTGACAGTCACTTGTCCACTACAGAGATGCTGGCCACTGTGATGCTGTGGAAATGAGCCCTGGGCCAGGCCCCCGCCCAGCTCCACCTCTACTGGCTGCATGTTGTTGAGCAGGTCATTTTACTCTTCGGGCCTGTGCTATTAAACTGTAAAATCAGATGTACACTCACAACAgaattgtcatgaggattaaatgagacacagGTTTGAGAAATGCCTTAGAAAGTACTTTGAGGTATTCCTATCATTTCTCAGGCAGTCTGCTCTGTCAATGACAAAAATGAGCACATCAATGGCAGGATTCTGAGGTTTGGGACAGTGGTCCAAAGGTGGGCCGGCTCCCAGAGCAGTCCTGCCTTTCTCATCCTGGGGCTTGGAGGTCAAATGGAGGACCAGGCTCCTCCTCCCATCTGGATTGGTCCCCAAGGAGGGCTgctagatttagcaaataaattaGTCTTCCCTGATTCTTTACTATAAGTATCTCTCATGTAATAtgtgggacatacttatactttaaaaaattatgctatTTATCCAAAATTCAAATTTGACTGGGTGTCCTATATTTCAAGCCTACCACAGAGAACAAATTCTATCCCATCCTCTTTGACCACCACTAACACCTATCAGCAGCCTGACTCCTGATTGGCAGGCGGAGACAGCACTACCATGAGCTGGGGAAGCCTCATAGAATACTGTGTGAATGCCCCATACCCTGGATTAGGAAACATATAGGGACTGAGTATTGGGGAATGGGGGAGGTGACACCTGTGACTGGACATTGACTTCTCCCTCCATAATGTCTAAGAGTCTAGGTTCCTCGAATCATCCAGATCTTAGTTCTAATCCCGTCTCAGCTGTTTACTACCTATGTAATCTTTCTCAgcctctcttttctcatctgcaaaaaagTAACAATGTCACCTGCCTTAGGAGAGCTAAAAAGATGAAACAATGTGCAGCAATAGTGGTCTCAGTGCTAGGTACTCAGTGTTCAATAGACAGCAGCAATTAGCGACAAGGCAATGTTCATATTTTTGTCAGAAATGCCCCAAACCCCATCCTTCCCCtattcctcctcctttctcaatGTTTCTTAAAACTCTCAGTCTGCAAACAGCTTCTCGGATTTGCTCTCGTTTTAAAAGACCATGAATTCTTGAGTTTGAGCAAATACCTTTGGTGGGTTAGGTCAGCTCAGGTGCAGGGACTCAGAGTGCTAGAAATATCTGGTGGGTGGTTTTCACCAAAACAGGCTAGTAAAGCAAGTCCCTGGAGGAAGTGCAGGTGGGAGAAGTGGGTGAGGAATTCCCTCGGAGGTGGTGATCAGACCACGCCAAGTgcctggggcaggtggggggccTTATAAAAATTCCAGGAGTGGCTGCCCATGAACCTGTGCTGAGCCTCCTCTCCTAGGGTCCAGCCTGCCACCTCTGGTAAGTAGATGCATCTGTTCTGGGGTCTGCTGGGCTCTTCCTTCCCCTTGAACTGCCTTGATCTGCTAGGACAAACTCCTCTCTTGTTCTTGGGTAGTCAGGGAAGTGACATAGCCTCCTGACAATTTTGGAAATTTCACACTGTTACTTAGGAGCTTTAATCTCCATTTCATGCCATTGCTAGGTATGACTTATTTCCTGATTCTGGGTTTGACTCCCTGCCAAGAGAATTTTTCTCATTGAGGGGGTGATATTTAGAGCATTTTGTAGCAATTCCAAGCCCCTCTAAAGCTTTCTCATGCCTTCTTCAGACTTTTGGTCCTACCAGCAGGCTTCCAACTTTGCTGCTAGGTTTCCAGAAATAGATATATTGAATTTTGTATTTCATACAATGCATTTCCATGCCTCACTATCTTCATTGCTGCTCTCCACTTTCTGGGGCCTATACTTCCCATTTACAATCACTGATTTAGAAGATGAGAAATGCTGCCTACAAAGAAAGCCAGGGGCACTCATCAGAGCTGGAAAGGCCTCAGAGAACTTCTGGACCAGCATCCTCAAGTAAGGACAGCAAAGGACCGGACAGAGAAAGCAGTTTCCCAGAGGTGTGCCCAGCCAGCAAGTGGCAGGTTTGGGTCTAGAACTCATGCCTAAGCCTTCTCTGCTGGTGCCTTTCCTTTGAGCCAGGCTGCCTCCTGGTAAAATGTCTTCCTGTGGTCCTTTGGTCCCCAGTTTTCCATGTAAGACAGGGTTGGAACCACTATTGGGCAGCCatgttaaatgacttgcctgagCATCCCATGATGAGTCAGGATGGAGGGGAGATTAGAACTCAGGCCTCACTGTTCCTGGTACACCCTCTCTCCAGTCACATTACTTAACACATCACGACATTTCCCCCTGAGACCGAGACTGCTCCTGTCCTCTTCCTCATGCCCGTTCACCCTTGCCCACACTCACCGTCTGCATTATCCAGCGAAGCCAGTGACATTGCCCAGACCTACCAGCTAAAAGCTCATGCCCTGACCGTGTAAAATGTCTGGGCTACCTTTTAATCCTCAACTCAGCATCCCACTTTATTTCCGGGTAAGACTgagaaattatgtatttatttaagtCAGGAGTTCATGGGAGGATGAAGGAAGACAGGAAATCAGAACAGcacagaagaaggaagaaagggagagaggaggatTACAATGGGTGTGTGTGAATCAATCCATTGCTCAATGTGAAGCTATTAATCACTTAACATGTTCTTGGCTGTTGGAAGAAAGCACTCCTCTTGGAGTCGGAAGGGAGGAGAGATGAGGGAGGCTTTCTCATGGTGTCCCTGCCTGGGCTTCCTTCAGGCTCACCTGTTCCTGGAGCAATGTcttctcagcagcagcagcagtgcccaCCCCAGAAGGTTCAGCAGCAGCAGGTGAAGCAGCCCTGCCAGCCACCCCCTGTCAAATGTCAAGACATGTGTGCATCCCAAACCAAGGATCCATGTGCTTCCCAGGCCAAGAAGCAATGCCCACCCAAGGGCACAGCCATGCCAGCCCAGCAGAAGTGCCCCTCAGCCCAGCAAGCCCCCAAGAGCAAACAGAAATAAGGATGGACTGGGGATTACCACCTATCCACCATTCATGCTACCAGATGGAgctctccttcctgctcctctccctctgctctcctctcccacctcctcttacCCAGGTCCCAATGAAGCGTTGTGAGGATTTCTTCCCACTGAACCCCTCATCACCCTTTCTCCAAGGCTTCTTCTATATCCCACCCTAACACTCTCCCAGGAGGGCATGAGAGAGACCTCATACTCTCAGCCTCCAGCTTGGCCACTCTGTGGCCCTATCCATTTCCCATACAAGGAAAGCATCTGGGCTTCTTCTAAGGTTCCACTCTGATAAGTCGTGACACCAAAGACTGGTGCACAGCTTCTGCCTCATTCCTTTCCCCAACACCCCTCTCTTTAGGCTCTGTCCTATTTCCTTTGCTAATAAATTTGTGCTTCATGTGATAAATTTGTCGTCTTCCTGGAGTGAttgcccctccccactcccagccccatTCTGTGATCCATTCATTGATCCGAAGGGAATATTTTGGGGAAGTGAGTGTGCGAGTACACATGTGCCCAGGAGTCAGAGAGTCACTCTCTGTAAGTACTGGTGAAGGAAGGTCAGATCCTGACACATCTCAGTAAAGGAGGGGGTAGAACAAGCCCAGGGACTAGTTAGCAAGAGTCTGAGACACTCTTGCTTAACTAATCCCTAGGGAAGGTCACAAGAGAGGAAGAGTTTACCTCCAACATTAGAAGCCCAGCCCACCTAACAAATGTGGTTTTTGCCTCTTGGAAGCTGTCATTCTGAAAAAGCAGACAAAACATACATAAGTCACTCGAGTACTACAGAACACGTCTACAAACGTGCAAATTGCTTCTCATGTATTTCTGCTTGCGTATTGTTCATCAATCGACTCACTAACTCACACTCACTCATGCGCTGTCACCCACTTGTCTAGTATTTCACAAGTTCTGTTATGAGCCCAGTCTTCCACTCTGCCATGCTGGTTTTGCAGAGCTATCCCAAAACAATCCACCCTGAGTCTCTGTCTACCCCTTAGAGGTGAAGGTTGTTTTCTTATACAGAGAAAGGTTGTTCCAGGATAACCAGGTACAGAGAGTTTGTACAAAATACACAGGTTTTGGTTGTGTCAGGTAGTCGACTTTGTCCAGCTTGTGAAAGAAATCCTTTTTTACAGCTGGCTCCCTTACCTTCCTAACCCTCTGTGAGACTGGCTTCCTGTATGAGAAAGAAGCAGCAAACCTCCCAGATACAAAAAGAGATGAGTCTTTGAATGACAGACCCTGGGTGGGAAGGAGCAGCTCCCCACACAGCCAGTTTTCTCCCCTTgagctttattctttttggatTTACTCACTGAATTTCAGTTGCCACTATTGGCAACATCGGTATTATAAATTGCTTCCTCGTTTAACACAGTGGCCTGAAAAGGAATTAATAACCATCTTCTCCATTTCCCCTCAAAATCACCATCTATGGCTGATATTTCCACGTAGTAATTACTTAAAACTTAGTAAGAATAGACATTAACCAGGAAAGTCAAATATCGTAAAAACAACATAGATTGAGAAGTGAATGTTTCTAACCCTAAGAGGTATGTGAAAGCCTATCTGAGCTCCAGTCCCTGTGTCCTGAAGTAGCTTCCCTCTGTCAGGTGGAAAGGCTGATGCATCTCAGCAGTCCCCTTCCTGGCTTCCTTCCATCCAAGCCCCAGCCAGTCTCTAGGTCACACTGTTTTTAGATGTCATTTCCACAGCTCCCAGGAAAGCCCTGGCAAGTCCTCCCACGGACTTCCAGGGTGGGTggatttgcattgtcttcagctaATTGTCCAGATGGGAGTGATTGCAAAAAGACACCCTTCTGCTGTTGTCGGCGCTCAGGTGATTAACTCCATGGGGAGGGGGAAGATACCCATGCCTCCCACACCAGTGCCAGGACAAAGCCCCATCTCTCTGTGAATATGTGAGGACCCATTTACCTTCATAGAGAAACGCTTCTGTGTAATTCCACCCTTCAGAAATTCacaaatgaaaggaaggaaagaaagaccacagtagtgcattggtcttgcagagggagagaacattctttgggctacaaagtggagtggggaggaagtggggagggggaaggaaggtggggataattgggtgggggacatggggtacaaaagcaatttgtggtaatgggtatgctgcccgTACGAATCCGGCCCTCCCATCATGGTCACAgggggtgacaatcagccttgtatctcatgaatattcataatagataaataattaaataacctCATCCGTATATGCGGTGAGGGGTGATTTTATTACTGGCTCCCTTTCACATAAACTAAGGTAATGTCAAAACACAAAGGACACTATGCATCATTTGCTTCAACTTCTTCATTGACCAAAGCGATAACTTAAGAGATCTCCCGTAACTTCCATGTACTCTAcaggtcacacagcattgtgaatgtagtTAGTTCCATGAAatagtatgtttaaaaatgctaaaaatgacAAACTCCATGAGAGATCTTGAACATAATcagtgccattttaggcaaggccaagcacaaaaggGCCCCCAACCCCTcgccccttccctttacaagaagcctcatgacttTTGCGAAACAGAAACCCTTCTGCTTCCGCATGTGTGCGATGCCCCTCCCTGGCCACGCCCCCCCTTGACTGCTTCCGCCAGCCCTTGGCTCCCTACTGTCCGTACGAGCCTCCCACCCCCacgcctggtgctgccctccgttttgagtgcagcccggcagattttcttcttttcataaagcttgatcggtacccggcgtttcggctcactttctttcactttatgttatgtacattttaccacaataaaaagaaagtctGATCTTTAGTTGTAACTTTCatcaagaaggaataaaataatttgggattagaaaaaccaaaaacagaagaCCTCTTGGACTATTCCAAAATTCCTCTGCAAGACCCCAAACACACCACAATCCAGCaacaaataattcatttttctccaAATATACCATTCAATTTTGATGTCTTTGTGTTTTGGTTTATCTATTCCTTCTGCTAGAATAtcaattttccctttttctgtctagGGGATCCTCTTAGTCTTAAAAGTTTTGTTCAATGTTTTCATGGAGCCTCTTTTAACACAGTAAAAAATCACAGATATCTCCCATAAACTCTCATAACactttgcacatatttttattattaatataattatttaataaatcgAGCACataactatttttatattataattcaCTTTTATGTGCTTAATTACCCTATTAAATTATGACCCTCAAAGTATAGGGGTCATATTGACCTCACTATCCCAAGACGCACAATGACTGGCTTTTCAAAAGTATGGAAGAAAGAACTGAGTGGAATAGGATAGCTTGTGGCAAACTAGCAGTCTAGTGTATTCCTAGACCAACCTTGCACATTATCCACACTCACCTGGGGGCTCTAAGACtccagagagaggagagtcttAGAGAGGTgagatgaaaaattttttttaccatgGGATAATTTGTGGATTCCGCgtataagcagaaaaataaaaacccgaAAACCCGAGCTTTGCACTATAGAGCACCCTTGctggaaacaaagaaacagagtTTATGGATGCTTTGGGGGGCTTTAAGCAAGTGGCTGATTTTTCACCCAGAAAACTTAATGAATTCTGGAATTTCAGGTCAGTGTACTAAAACCTAAGCAGAAAGTCTCTGAAAAGCAGAGTGTAGTTTTTAGTAGGTTTATGAGACAAGGAATGGAGTTTGCAACCTGCTGGAAGAGAAGCTCCGGGGAATACCTACAGTCTCTGAGTTATGATGGTTCAACTAAAAGATTTTTTGACTTATAATGAGTTTATCGGGAGGTAACCCCAGCATAAGGAGCATCTGTATAGCAGAGAGTTAAAAACTCTAAGGCCAGGGGAAAATCTAACCTATTGGATAGAAGTCAAAGTAGTAGTCATCGTCAGGGAGAGTACTGACTGGGTGGGGACATGGTGGAGCTTTCTGGGAGTCTGGAAAAGTTCACAGTCTTGTGGACGGTGgttacatgggtgcacatgtatcaaaaaaaaatacactgagtGTACTTAAGGTTTGTGAATTTTTCCTTTGTTAGTTTACCTCAATAAAAGTAGAGATACCATTAAAATAGCATCAATTACctttaataaatttaatgaaaatatatgacatttatactaaaaatataaaatattattgaggGAAACTGAAAAAAACTAACACATGAAGAGATGTGCCATGTTCATTTATTGGAAAACTCTATTTTGCAGATCTGTCAATTAAATTGGCCTAAGATATACAAATTAGAATGAAAAAGTATACCACTACACAATCCAACATATTTACTAACAGGTTTATActcatctgatattggacaaaggcaacaaaaatctacattggggaaaagattgcctcttcaacaattggtgctgggaaaactggatgtccatatgcagaagaatgaaactagatatgcatctctcaccatacactaaaatcaactcgaaatggattaaagacttaagtataagaccccaaactgtaaaattactaagggaaaatataggtgaaacacttcagcaactaggtctgggcacagactttatgaacaggagcctgaaagcacaagcagcaaaagaaaaaataaacaaatgggactgtatcaaactaaaaagcttcagcacagcaaagaaaacaatcaacagagtgaaatgacaacctacagagtgggaaaaaatttttgctaactatgcatccaacaagggattaatatccataatatacaaggaactcaaacaattatatagtaaataaataaataaataaataacccaatttaaaaatgggcaaaggagctgaatagatatttttcaaaggaacacatacaaatggccaacagatacatgaaaaaaggctcaacaccactagtcatcagggaaatgcaaattaaaactacattgagataccacctcactccagttagactggctgtaatcaaaaagacagtgaataacaaatgctggtgagggtatggggagaagggaacactcttacactgttggtgggactgtaaataagtacaaccactgtggaaaacagtatggaggtttctcaaacaactatagatacatcttccatacaatccagcaatcccacttctggatatatacccagaggaatggaaatcatgatgtcgaagggacacctgcactaccatgttcatcgcagctctgtttacaatagccaagacatggaaccaacctaaatgtccatcgatggatgattggataaggaaactgtggtatatatacaccatggaatgctactctgccataataaagaatgaaatactcccatttgcaacaacatggatgagtctggagaaactcatgctgagtaaaataagcaaagcacagagggatatatgccatatgtactcactcatatgtgggagctaagagagaaagaaggaaggaaagaaagaccacagtagtgcattggacttgcagagggagagaacattctatgggctacaaaatggagtggggaggaagtggggaggaggaggggggttggggataattggttgGGGGACACCGGGtataaatgcaatttgtggtagtgggtatacagccagtatgaatctggcccccacatcataggcacgaggggtgacaatcagctttgtatctcatgaatattcataaccaataaaaaaagacagaaaatatcagGTGTTGGTGAAGATATGCATAAATAGAAATTCTCATAATCTGCTGGTGGTAGTGTAAATTGGGCAACCATTGGACAGGATTTTCTAAAATTGAGCATATAAAACCCCatcccagcaatttcactcttcAGCGTATACAGAATAGAAATGTGTACATATGATTGCTAATACACATGTACAAAGATGTTTATAGTAGCAGTGCTTATAATAATCCCAATTAAAAATATCCCAAATAGCCATTAACAGTAGAATAGATGAATTAATTGGAGTATATTCACTTAATGAGATATCACAAAACAATGAGATCAGACAACTATACTacataacatggatgaatctaatagagaaagaaagcagacgTTAAaagcacatattgtatgattccatttatataaagtcaGAATGACTGGAAAGTGAGCTCTACAGAGAACCGGTAAAGTGGTGTCTCTATCTGGGAGCTAGTTAGACAGATGTAGTcgttttttgaaaattcattgaactgtaTGCATTTTTCTACGTaatatctatttctatttttttaaaggttatataaatttaaaaagtagttaaGCAGTATTTCCATCCTGATTGatttaagacatttttttctcactattCCTGTGTATACTTCTCCAATTTCCTACCCCGTTGTATCTTCAAATCCCATTCACAACTTGTCAATGAAACTAAAACATTTCTGTTCTTctgaggaaaggaaagagtaTTTGCAAAGCCTCTAAATACTGCAGTAGGGGAGGGAGAGCTCACCACACTCTTCTCCCACTGTCCCTCCTTCTCACCATTCCACTTGCCCAGAAAATTCTCTCCACCCCAGAAACAGAACAATACCTCCCCAGATCCATCCGTCACAAACTCAAGTGGCTTAAATTCCCTGCTACCTCCTCTTCTGGCCAGGAGCCCCTCAGAGGCGAAGTGTTCAGGCCCGGACATCTGTACTGGAGTTGTGATGACACTAGTTTTCCTTTTGCAAAAGGTGCAGGGGCTCTGTAGTCATAGTGAACAGAGCTCAATCCCAGCCTCtccatttcctagctgtgtgattaGTCTCTTAGATCCTAAGCCTTAGCTTTCTCGTATGTGAAAAGCTGTAATGGTTTAATAGTAATTATTTGCAGCATTTTTTTAAGAATTGATAATATCTAGAAAGTGGCTGGATACTCACTAAATGATTGATCTTATTATCATTTACAACggggggggccgagcccgtggcgcactcgggagagtgcagcagctgggagcgcggcgatgctc
The sequence above is drawn from the Cynocephalus volans isolate mCynVol1 chromosome 8, mCynVol1.pri, whole genome shotgun sequence genome and encodes:
- the SPRR4 gene encoding small proline-rich protein 4, yielding MSSQQQQQCPPQKVQQQQVKQPCQPPPVKCQDMCASQTKDPCASQAKKQCPPKGTAMPAQQKCPSAQQAPKSKQK